One genomic segment of Ignavibacteriota bacterium includes these proteins:
- a CDS encoding TetR family transcriptional regulator produces MKKTKEEAELTKLQIQKVAIKVFIKNGYSATRLEDIASEANVTRGAIYHYFKNKRDILLAIHQNNRERIQKIIDELVYKEKDPIEIIRKGFLQVYEHFENDEDFKDVEELFFKIEFASIIHHDEIIRDCFHNDLKNHKDRIFEIIKKGQKEKKIRKDINAENLAIIIMTFHLGLSMVWFKRIMDFPITEMAKNQIEVLLNGIAINK; encoded by the coding sequence ATGAAAAAAACAAAAGAAGAAGCTGAATTAACAAAACTCCAAATTCAAAAAGTTGCAATAAAAGTTTTTATAAAAAACGGTTACAGTGCAACTCGTTTGGAGGATATTGCGTCTGAAGCAAATGTAACACGCGGAGCTATTTATCATTACTTCAAAAATAAACGTGATATTCTTCTGGCAATTCATCAAAATAATAGAGAAAGAATTCAGAAAATTATTGATGAACTTGTTTATAAAGAAAAAGATCCGATTGAAATTATTAGAAAAGGTTTTTTGCAAGTTTATGAACATTTTGAAAATGATGAAGATTTTAAAGATGTGGAAGAATTGTTTTTCAAAATTGAATTTGCATCAATAATTCATCATGATGAAATAATTAGAGATTGTTTTCACAATGATTTGAAAAATCACAAAGACAGAATTTTTGAGATAATTAAAAAAGGTCAAAAAGAAAAAAAAATTAGAAAAGATATTAATGCAGAAAATCTTGCAATAATAATTATGACATTTCACTTAGGATTATCAATGGTTTGGTTTAAGCGAATTATGGATTTTCCAATTACTGAAATGGCAAAAAATCAAATTGAAGTTTTATTAAATGGAATTGCAATTAACAAATAA
- a CDS encoding efflux RND transporter periplasmic adaptor subunit, whose translation MKKIILLFSVILSGISFFSGCTTEKKEAKNMEQIYKEEGIPVRVKEAVKSNFTKELTYNSILSGIEESSASASMGGRIEKVLTKVGDFVKKDQVLFTFPADAPGTQYFQAQSAYENAKSTYERYKTLHEVGGVSAQNLDNIKTQFEVNRANWETVRKVVNVLAPITGYVTKVSVVESEDVRKETVLATVADLRKLKASIQVSEEEINDVRKGGKAYAEWQGLKIPGIISQVDMAMDPMTQSFNADIIFENPNAQIKAGITADITIVNEKKGAESITLERKDLIKKGNDFYVYVFQDGKSVMKKVEVGKSSGINVEILSGINEGEKVITEGQTFLDNNSKVKIIN comes from the coding sequence ATGAAAAAAATTATTTTATTGTTTTCAGTAATACTTTCCGGAATTAGTTTCTTTTCCGGTTGCACAACAGAAAAAAAAGAAGCAAAAAATATGGAACAAATTTATAAGGAAGAAGGAATTCCGGTTAGAGTTAAAGAAGCTGTAAAATCAAATTTTACGAAAGAGCTTACTTACAATTCCATTCTTTCCGGAATTGAAGAATCTTCTGCAAGCGCAAGCATGGGAGGAAGAATTGAAAAAGTTTTAACTAAAGTCGGCGATTTTGTAAAAAAAGATCAAGTGCTTTTTACATTCCCGGCTGATGCTCCGGGTACTCAATATTTTCAAGCTCAATCCGCATATGAAAATGCAAAAAGTACTTATGAAAGGTACAAAACTTTGCATGAAGTTGGCGGAGTTTCTGCTCAAAATTTAGATAATATAAAAACTCAATTTGAAGTTAATAGAGCAAATTGGGAAACTGTTCGAAAAGTTGTAAATGTTCTTGCGCCAATAACCGGCTATGTAACAAAAGTTTCAGTTGTCGAATCAGAAGATGTTAGAAAAGAAACCGTGCTTGCAACCGTTGCTGATTTACGCAAACTTAAAGCAAGCATTCAAGTTTCTGAAGAAGAAATAAATGATGTTAGAAAAGGTGGAAAAGCTTATGCAGAATGGCAAGGTTTGAAAATTCCGGGAATAATTTCTCAAGTTGATATGGCAATGGATCCGATGACACAATCATTTAATGCTGATATAATTTTTGAAAATCCTAATGCTCAAATTAAAGCGGGAATTACCGCAGATATTACAATTGTGAATGAAAAAAAAGGTGCCGAATCTATTACACTTGAACGAAAAGATTTAATTAAAAAAGGAAATGATTTTTATGTTTATGTTTTTCAAGATGGAAAATCTGTAATGAAAAAAGTTGAAGTTGGTAAATCAAGCGGTATTAATGTTGAAATATTATCGGGAATAAATGAGGGCGAAAAAGTTATAACAGAAGGTCAGACATTTTTAGATAACAACTCAAAAGTTAAGATTATTAATTAG